Sequence from the Methanosarcina siciliae T4/M genome:
CTTCCCTGTTTAAACCTGTAACATGGACTCCAATTACTATCAGGTCAAGCCCGAGCTCGGCTTCCAGCTTCCGTAACTCTTTTGCGGTTTCACCGAATGCTGCGGTTACTGCTATCTTTTTGTACCCGAGTTCGGCTGCCTTTTTCACGCCTGCAACAGGGTCCATTTTTGCAGTTGAGGGGTCAAGCACGATTCCTCCGCGTTCCGTAATTCCATTTATGATGCCATCGATAGGTTCGGTTTCGACAAGTCCGGACATTCTTCCTCCCATGCCCTGGACAAGGGTAGGGTTGTTGGAAATGACTGTCCCTGCTCCGTCACAGGCGGTCACGGTTGAGTCGAGCAAGCCCCTGCTCAGGCCTGTCATCATAACTTCCGATGCTCCGAACCCAACAAAGTCCTCAAGTTCCAACCTGCGTTTTTCCGTAAACATCCCGAAGTCGCTGATCCTGAATTCCATGTTCTTTTTGACTTCTTCAGGGGTGATCTTCTGGATCCCGCGGATTTTAGCAAAGAGAGGACACCAATCAACTTCAGGCTCTCCGACTTCAATGACCTTTCCATCTTTAACGACAACTCTTGTTTTCCCAAGTAATTCCATTATGTGAGGCATAGTTCCACCTTTAAAGCTGAGCAAAAATATGAATGTTAAGAAATTCAAGTCCGATAAAAATTGCAGGTAAGGTTTGGGGGTGATTACTTAATAGTTTATTGTTTTTGGGCTTTTGATTCTACTTCTGGGTTTTTACAGAAGTAATTATTGCTTTGGGTTGTGGTTTTGAATTATGGCCGGTTTTTCGACTTATATCTTTCCCAAACAGCAGTCCCGTTTGCGAAGCAAACGGCTTTTTCCATGAAATTAAAAAAGAAAATATAATCAGCCATCAGACCCTTCAAGTTCCTTCAATTTCTGCTCGCAAAAACCAATTATCCTCGGGTCTTCAATTGCCTTTCCTATATCCAGGGCCTGCTTCAAAAATTCAATTGCTTTTTTCTTGTCGCCGAGCTGACTGTATGTGTAACCTAAATTACCGAGATTATTTCCTTCCCTTTGCTTATCTTCGATTTCTCTGGAGATATTCAAAGCCCGTTTGTATAATTCAATAGCTTTTCCTAGATCCCCTAGAAGGCTGTATGCTGCCCCCAAATTTCCAAGATCTGAACATTCTCCATATTTATCTTCTAATTCTCTTGAAATTTTGAGTGATTGATCATAATATTCAATTGCTTTTCCAGGTTCTTTCAGATTAAAATATATTGATCCTAGATTTCCAAGATGATTTGCTTCTCCACGTCTGTCTCCTATTTCTCTAGCAATTTTGAGCGCCTGAGTATAATATTCGATTGCTTTTTTGTATTCGCCTGATAAATGATAAGCGTTGGCAATATTCCCAAGCGATATCTCTTCTCTTAACATGTCGCCGATTTCTTTAGAAATTCTTAGCTCGTGCTCGTGGAACTCAATTGCTTTTCTCTGATCACCTAATTGACTAAATGCATTTCCCAAGTTTCCAAATATATCTCCTTCACCTTTTCTGTAACCAACATTTTTATAAATTTTCAACCCCTTTCCATAAAATTCAATTCCTTTTCTTAGGTCTCCTAGGTGAACATATGCTACGCCCATACTTCCTAGAGCATTTCCTTCTCCATACTTATCATCAATTTCCTTGAAAATTTTCAAAGCCTCTTCGTAATATTCAATTGCTTTTTTAAAATGTCCTTTTCGTCCACACACTATACCAAGATTCATCAAAATTTTTCCTTTTCCTTCCTGATCTCTAGTTTCTGTAGAAATTTCTAGAGCTTTTTCAAAATATTCTATTGCCTGCTTCACATTTTCTAGGTAGTAGCATGAAACTCCTAATTTTCTGTATATCTCTTTTATTAGTCTCTTATCATTAATTCTAAGTGAGATTGACAAAGCATCTTTAAGATACTGCAAAGCTTCTTTTGGAAAATATAGGAGCAGTTTAGTTGTTCCAAGTCTGTAATTCCAATAAGCAGACTTATATGGGTCTTCAATTCCCTTTTCCTTAGATTCTTCAATCAAATTAGAATAATAATTGGCAAGTTTTTCAATCTCTTTCTTGCTTAAATTATCAAAATCCCCAAATTCAAACATTGGACTGGAAGTTATTTCTCGCTTTATGTCAAACTCAAAAATAGTTGTTCTCCATGAGAAAAAATCCTGAGCTTCATTAAGGATTAAATTGAGTGATGCACTGTTGATCCAGATAAGTATGGGATGTTTGATTTCCAAAAACTTTTCTCGCATCATATTCAGTAGAAGCAAGGTTTCTGAGTTTCCATTAACATTTTTCTTTTCTACCGCATTGTCGAGCCCAAAAACAAAAAATGCAATTTTTTTATTTTCCTCAAGTTTTGAATTGTATGAATCTGATTTGGTAGTTTCTTCTAAAATCTGGAAAAGATCGGTGGATTCTTCATTCATTTCAATTTTGTAAATGTGAATTCTACTGTGTACCCTCTCAAAAATTTCCTTGCAGATTGCATCACATAAAACTGGCTCGTTACAGCGAACAAATGCAATTGTACAGTCATCGGAGAGATCGAGAAGTGTAACGATTTCTTCAATTTTCATTAAATGAGATGGGTCCAGTTCCATGGTTCTACCTATTGTGGTTCTAAATATTGAAAATATGTCTTGAGATATCCTTGCTTCCTATTAATTTTACCTGCTTGGAAGAAGATTTTTCTCTTCAAGAATCGACCTGACTATAGGGTTGAGGTCACACCAGCTTCTTCCGTTCTTGTATTCGAGAACACTGAGATTGTGAAGCAGGCCAACAAGCTTCTCATCTCTTTTTATGTCTTTTGTTTCGTAAATCTTCAAAAGCACTTCATAGTCTTCATCACTTAATTGTGCCTGATATGCATTTTTAAGCCCATTAATAACTTCGACGGCGATATCTTTATCTATCACAGTTTTTCTTCTGGTTATGGCTCTAACTGCCGAATCTCTGATAATCCTTATGTACTCCCTGATAACGCCCCCGCTCATGTCAATTATGTATTCGAGGGCTTCGGGTGTAAATAGGTCAAGAGAAACTCTTTTTGTTACAATTTGCTTCATGAAAGCTCTCCCGACCGGTTCCTGGGTCATACTTCCATCTTTTTCATGAACTTTGATGTTCGGATACATTATATCGTCACTGAAGTTCATTTTTATCTGGGTGAACTTGTCCGAGCTCCGAAGTGATATGGGAAATGTATAGATTATCTTGCACATTGGTTGGGTTAGCTGGGTGCTGTGGCAATAGAATAAGTTTAATGCTTTTTCAGAATCGCATTTCTCAAGGTTATCTATAATGACAAGTACCTGCCTTCCACTTCTTTCTATCTCAGCAATTAAATCGTTTATAAGGTTAATTAGCTCAGATACACGCGGCTGGATTTCCTCTCTTATCTCCTGCCTGGTGGTTGTTTCACTCTTCATCCTTGCCAGCAGTTCAACAAAATAGACAGGTAAGCTAAAGCCTGCACCACCCTCAAGCTTATCCTCATGCACTTCAGTTTTTGTGATTGATTTCCCCCATTTCTTTGTCCTTTCAATTAATGAAGGACTCAAATCGCATACTTCGTCCTGACATTTCTCCATTATTTTTGTGAGTATTGAAAATAAGACATCAGTATAGTTTATGTCATTATTATCCAGAAGATCAAGAACACTAAAATGTACAATATAAAATTTATCTCGCATCTCTCTGTTCAGATACGAAACAAGACGGTTTAACGCGGTTGTTTTACCTGATCCTCGATGGCCGGTGAAAAGAAGTTTTATTGGTTCATAAGTTTCAAGGCTAAGCTCAAGACGGATTTTTAGCTCTTCAATATTTGTTTCATTCTGGTCTATTTCTACATAGTAGTTTTCCAAATCATCATTTTGAAGAGCTTTGTTTGGATTAAACAAGTGGTAGATTTCCTTTAAGTCTTCGGCCATTATTGTACTTCCTTTTCAGAAATTTAGGTGACTTCAGCATGAAGTGTATGTTATGAACGGTATATAACCTTTTGAGTGTAATGATCTTCGTGGTGGTTCTATTTTTTGTTTTGCAAAGAATCGATCTTCAAATAAATTTATTAAGTTATTGAATAAATTGCTTCTTTGCAGACATCACGGAAAAGCCGCTCTCCTACGTCGAGCGGGAAGTTGCCCGGGATTCTAAAAAGAAATACTTCAACATGACTACTGTTTGAATGATCCACAAAACTCCTCCAATATCTTTTTGTATTGGAGGCGTTGGAAAATAAATTTTGTTATTTAGAATGGTCCAAATGAAGTCTTTTCAGGTTTCAGCCTTTTTCAGGGTTACATTTGCTAAAATTCAGAATTTTCAGCTTCTTTGTATTTTTTTAGCCTCTTTGAAGACTTCACGGGAAAGGCCGCTCGCCCGTCGAACGAGAACTTGTCCGGGGCCTTTGAAAGCAGCATATAAAACCAGTTGTTGGAATATGGCATGAAAAAGGAGTATTAACGTTTTGTTATGCGTTTTGAGTATTTCTGTGCATTATTTTTACGAAATAAGGACAAGGCAAAACATGATGTGAGTAAGGAATTATACGGACTGTTGACAGGATCAACTATCCAAGTTTAATTAATGCCCCACCAAGGCTTCTAATATATTAAATGAAAAATTAACCTGGGGGTTATATATGAAAAAATATATAATGGTTATAATACTTGGCATTTCGTTCGTAATGTTAACTGGAACCGGCCTCGCAGCGAATGAAACTTATGACGCGGGGGCTTTTCAACAGGCTTTAGAACAGGATGGATTCACCGTACAGGAAGGTGAATTGGGGTACTTTGATTTTCTCGGGCTATATGAGGAAGGAGTACTGCCTTCTGCATACGGAAACAATCCCACCACAAAATATCTGATATATTTTGTTCCACCGGCTCCTGGTTATGAGGTAGATGAACAAATTAAGCAAATAACCAGTACGCTTGGAGTAAAAGAGAATACAACTCCGTTCTGGAACCTTGGTCCTGATGAAGCTGTTGTTTTCGTGGGAAGAACGGCACCGGAATGCAGGTACTTCAGCTACGATAATTTCATTATGCACAGGACATATGGGGATGAGAA
This genomic interval carries:
- a CDS encoding methanogenesis marker 8 protein, giving the protein MPHIMELLGKTRVVVKDGKVIEVGEPEVDWCPLFAKIRGIQKITPEEVKKNMEFRISDFGMFTEKRRLELEDFVGFGASEVMMTGLSRGLLDSTVTACDGAGTVISNNPTLVQGMGGRMSGLVETEPIDGIINGITERGGIVLDPSTAKMDPVAGVKKAAELGYKKIAVTAAFGETAKELRKLEAELGLDLIVIGVHVTGLNREEAQVLVENSDIVTSCASKPIRDLVKPIAQVGTAVPLFALTQKGKELVIERAKDIKSPILINTMALPVLPEHKQPKDLI
- a CDS encoding tetratricopeptide repeat protein, producing MKIEEIVTLLDLSDDCTIAFVRCNEPVLCDAICKEIFERVHSRIHIYKIEMNEESTDLFQILEETTKSDSYNSKLEENKKIAFFVFGLDNAVEKKNVNGNSETLLLLNMMREKFLEIKHPILIWINSASLNLILNEAQDFFSWRTTIFEFDIKREITSSPMFEFGDFDNLSKKEIEKLANYYSNLIEESKEKGIEDPYKSAYWNYRLGTTKLLLYFPKEALQYLKDALSISLRINDKRLIKEIYRKLGVSCYYLENVKQAIEYFEKALEISTETRDQEGKGKILMNLGIVCGRKGHFKKAIEYYEEALKIFKEIDDKYGEGNALGSMGVAYVHLGDLRKGIEFYGKGLKIYKNVGYRKGEGDIFGNLGNAFSQLGDQRKAIEFHEHELRISKEIGDMLREEISLGNIANAYHLSGEYKKAIEYYTQALKIAREIGDRRGEANHLGNLGSIYFNLKEPGKAIEYYDQSLKISRELEDKYGECSDLGNLGAAYSLLGDLGKAIELYKRALNISREIEDKQREGNNLGNLGYTYSQLGDKKKAIEFLKQALDIGKAIEDPRIIGFCEQKLKELEGSDG
- a CDS encoding P-loop NTPase fold protein, yielding MAEDLKEIYHLFNPNKALQNDDLENYYVEIDQNETNIEELKIRLELSLETYEPIKLLFTGHRGSGKTTALNRLVSYLNREMRDKFYIVHFSVLDLLDNNDINYTDVLFSILTKIMEKCQDEVCDLSPSLIERTKKWGKSITKTEVHEDKLEGGAGFSLPVYFVELLARMKSETTTRQEIREEIQPRVSELINLINDLIAEIERSGRQVLVIIDNLEKCDSEKALNLFYCHSTQLTQPMCKIIYTFPISLRSSDKFTQIKMNFSDDIMYPNIKVHEKDGSMTQEPVGRAFMKQIVTKRVSLDLFTPEALEYIIDMSGGVIREYIRIIRDSAVRAITRRKTVIDKDIAVEVINGLKNAYQAQLSDEDYEVLLKIYETKDIKRDEKLVGLLHNLSVLEYKNGRSWCDLNPIVRSILEEKNLLPSR